One stretch of Pirellulaceae bacterium DNA includes these proteins:
- a CDS encoding phosphotransferase, translated as MSLRKQVIGEEAGFLSTVARVMLEYDHVETGAPSTVIVKLQPADAHFVEAEHELHAFKREMRFYDEVAPTAPIRLPRIYGLPEDPPHAALIMEDLSFATMGDQVIGIHHDQVVNVACTIGRLQAKYWANESLASLDWMPRKDHFDDDFVSKWPVFADRYRDVLSDDAISLGERVCNVLPEIRRQISLRPKTIVHQDLRADNIAFSQGENGEEAIIFDWQLAVRSMGAFDIARLLGGSESMKERRGHQTEVVRAWHDELLEGGVVDYSWDEALRDFKLGALTALAFPVHFCSDKPSAGSRADVLFTLIAERLFASALEIDAISVV; from the coding sequence GTGTCTTTGCGGAAACAAGTGATTGGAGAGGAAGCGGGTTTTCTAAGTACAGTGGCCCGCGTGATGCTTGAGTACGATCACGTCGAGACCGGGGCACCCTCGACGGTGATCGTAAAGCTGCAACCTGCCGACGCACATTTTGTGGAGGCTGAACATGAATTGCACGCCTTCAAGCGGGAAATGCGATTTTATGACGAGGTCGCGCCAACCGCGCCAATTCGGTTGCCCCGGATTTACGGCTTGCCGGAAGATCCACCTCATGCTGCATTAATCATGGAGGATTTGAGCTTCGCCACGATGGGCGATCAAGTGATCGGTATCCATCATGATCAAGTGGTCAACGTCGCTTGTACCATTGGTCGATTGCAGGCAAAGTATTGGGCGAATGAATCGCTTGCATCGCTCGACTGGATGCCCCGCAAGGATCACTTTGATGACGACTTTGTCAGTAAGTGGCCCGTTTTTGCTGATCGCTATCGGGATGTGCTTTCCGATGATGCGATTTCATTAGGCGAACGGGTTTGCAACGTCTTGCCCGAAATACGGCGTCAGATCTCCCTGCGACCGAAGACAATTGTTCATCAAGATCTGCGAGCAGATAACATCGCTTTCTCACAGGGAGAAAATGGAGAGGAGGCGATTATTTTTGACTGGCAGTTGGCCGTTCGAAGTATGGGAGCATTTGACATTGCGCGGCTACTCGGAGGGAGCGAGTCGATGAAGGAGCGTCGAGGCCATCAAACAGAAGTTGTCCGAGCTTGGCACGACGAATTACTGGAAGGCGGCGTTGTTGATTATTCGTGGGATGAAGCACTCCGTGATTTCAAGCTCGGTGCACTCACGGCCTTGGCTTTCCCTGTCCACTTTTGTTCTGACAAACCGTCCGCTGGAAGTCGAGCAGATGTTTTGTTCACCCTGATTGCGGAACGGTTGTTTGCGTCTGCACTAGAGATTGATGCCATCAGCGTGGTCTAA
- a CDS encoding acetyltransferase has product MAHFDVFNGDADGICALHQLRLAKPLESTLITGVKRDINLLKRVDAKAGDSVTVLDISLDKNRSELERLLDRGVHVRYFDHHFAGDIPDSAQLETHIDTAGDVCTGLIVNRSLAEGASPWAVTALFGDNLHEAARNVASPLKLNETQLQQLEELGTLLNYNGYGSSLDDLYFAPDQLYRKVEPYADPFEFIASDTTFETLKNGFESDMNRAGSISPVLETTRCAAFAFPCESFSRRVSGVYSNQLARENPERAHALGSLLPSGEYLVSVRAPLAEKTGADELCRQFPTGGGRKAAAGINQLPADQWQTFLDAMQKQFG; this is encoded by the coding sequence GTGGCCCACTTCGACGTTTTTAATGGTGATGCAGACGGCATTTGTGCCCTGCACCAGCTTCGATTAGCGAAGCCTCTTGAGAGCACGTTGATCACTGGTGTGAAACGGGATATCAATTTGTTGAAGCGAGTTGATGCGAAGGCTGGAGATAGCGTGACGGTACTGGATATTTCTCTCGACAAAAATCGATCGGAACTCGAGCGGTTGCTGGATAGGGGGGTGCACGTTCGTTATTTCGATCACCATTTTGCAGGTGATATCCCTGACTCAGCACAACTCGAGACGCACATTGATACGGCGGGTGATGTCTGTACGGGATTGATCGTTAATCGAAGTCTCGCTGAGGGAGCGTCGCCGTGGGCGGTGACAGCTCTGTTTGGTGACAACCTGCATGAAGCAGCGCGAAATGTGGCAAGTCCACTCAAACTCAATGAAACGCAACTGCAGCAGCTCGAAGAGTTGGGCACGCTCCTAAACTACAACGGTTACGGGAGCAGTTTGGATGATTTGTATTTCGCACCGGATCAGCTCTATCGGAAGGTCGAACCCTATGCCGATCCGTTTGAATTTATTGCCTCCGATACAACGTTCGAAACGCTGAAAAATGGATTCGAGAGTGACATGAATCGCGCAGGTTCAATTTCGCCTGTTCTGGAGACAACGCGATGCGCCGCGTTCGCGTTTCCATGTGAGTCTTTTTCAAGACGCGTAAGTGGCGTTTACAGTAATCAATTAGCTCGCGAAAATCCGGAGCGGGCGCATGCGTTGGGAAGCCTTTTACCATCGGGCGAATATTTGGTAAGTGTTCGAGCTCCGCTGGCCGAGAAGACAGGTGCTGATGAACTCTGTCGTCAATTTCCTACCGGAGGTGGACGAAAAGCTGCTGCGGGTATCAATCAGTTACCTGCCGATCAATGGCAGACGTTTCTTGATGCGATGCAAAAGCAATTCGGCTGA
- a CDS encoding PEP-CTERM sorting domain-containing protein, which translates to MKKFLLSSLVICFACTAAQADYSQSFEVADGTTDLGDGSAIWSNDGLNQVLNGQLRMTENGTNSSNASFKVPAQAGSAAGWVATFDLSMEHAGGNTPADGLSFSYGLLEGDAGNLAAEEGWSDGVNHLAFQVDTWKWDDPGQDSGWAIRSQPATDPAQDSRGFAFTHLINEEAIIGVDDAVSGRVAVSYNGADNTASFRTSGFRVNASFDDVPVPAGFTPDDAHQFAVRARTGGHNQTSIIDNLSITTGAPASFCDASAADVCYDFDGDEGVAVYGDGEVRAEGGYEGGYLKVTDAANGQRGKVIVPDSGIGGQFVFGGRTGGANAAHHIDNLEASVNGGRVDISAKLRVGGGTDRPADGFSFNFVKPGDPTLAEDTNGWAGIGGEPNNLPEEGTTTGISIGFDEWQSGPNAQDTGKFTEDDVVGLSLRVDGQLIGQAPLTTLNGALEDVTSLQTGPNDDGINNLGWADLTISAPLEGANLENTIVTWKGERVEFVPEPASGLLALMAIGSLLMFRRKK; encoded by the coding sequence ATGAAAAAATTTCTTCTTTCTAGTTTGGTAATCTGCTTTGCCTGCACCGCAGCGCAAGCCGATTACAGTCAAAGCTTTGAAGTGGCTGATGGCACGACAGATCTCGGTGACGGTTCGGCGATCTGGAGTAACGATGGCCTTAACCAAGTCCTCAATGGTCAGCTTCGCATGACCGAGAACGGAACGAATAGCTCCAACGCCTCGTTCAAAGTTCCAGCACAAGCTGGCTCCGCGGCCGGTTGGGTTGCAACATTCGATCTGTCGATGGAACACGCTGGTGGAAACACACCTGCTGACGGTCTTAGCTTCAGCTACGGTCTGCTCGAAGGCGACGCAGGCAACTTGGCTGCAGAAGAAGGCTGGAGCGATGGCGTTAATCACCTCGCATTCCAAGTTGACACTTGGAAATGGGATGATCCAGGCCAGGATTCTGGTTGGGCAATTCGCAGCCAACCCGCTACTGATCCTGCACAAGACAGCCGTGGTTTTGCTTTCACACACTTGATCAACGAAGAAGCCATCATCGGTGTCGACGACGCCGTGAGTGGTCGCGTCGCTGTTTCTTACAATGGTGCTGACAACACGGCTTCCTTCCGCACGAGCGGTTTCCGTGTTAACGCATCTTTTGATGACGTTCCTGTTCCCGCCGGTTTCACGCCTGATGACGCTCATCAGTTCGCTGTCCGTGCCCGAACGGGTGGTCACAATCAGACCTCGATTATCGATAACCTCAGCATCACCACTGGTGCTCCCGCAAGCTTCTGTGACGCTTCCGCTGCCGACGTCTGTTACGACTTCGACGGCGACGAAGGCGTTGCTGTATACGGCGACGGCGAAGTTCGTGCCGAAGGTGGCTACGAAGGTGGCTACTTGAAAGTGACCGACGCAGCCAATGGCCAGCGTGGTAAAGTCATCGTTCCTGATTCCGGAATCGGTGGACAATTCGTCTTCGGTGGTCGAACGGGTGGAGCCAACGCTGCTCATCACATCGACAACCTCGAAGCAAGTGTTAACGGTGGTCGAGTTGATATCAGTGCCAAACTACGAGTTGGTGGTGGTACGGATCGTCCCGCTGACGGTTTCTCCTTCAACTTCGTCAAGCCTGGCGATCCCACTCTAGCCGAAGACACCAACGGTTGGGCTGGCATCGGTGGCGAACCTAACAACCTTCCTGAAGAAGGTACCACGACTGGTATCTCCATCGGTTTCGACGAATGGCAGAGCGGTCCTAACGCTCAAGACACTGGCAAGTTCACCGAAGACGATGTTGTTGGCCTTAGCCTTCGCGTCGACGGTCAGCTGATCGGACAAGCTCCGCTCACAACCTTGAACGGTGCTTTGGAAGACGTTACTTCGCTCCAAACTGGTCCTAACGACGATGGCATCAACAATCTTGGTTGGGCTGACCTCACGATCAGTGCTCCTCTTGAAGGTGCTAATCTTGAGAACACCATCGTAACCTGGAAGGGCGAACGAGTTGAGTTCGTTCCAGAACCAGCATCGGGTCTTCTCGCTCTGATGGCGATCGGTAGCCTGTTGATGTTCCGACGCAAGAAGTAA
- a CDS encoding FG-GAP-like repeat-containing protein, protein MLHRLSRFSPVVSCLSLLFVGLLLLTTVSCGRPSQSPAGTENHDAKASDKVSQAEDPPKREQDRSLPPSAGKSSTAHPESKETLFSKIPPEQTGINYINRIDKDHPLSRLYISGFASGGVAIGDIDGDGLTDIYLTNGPDSNRLYRQVSKLQFEDITDKSGVSSAGSWSAGSAFADVDGDGDLDLYVCNYDSPNQLYINDGTGIFVDEAEKRNAALADASVMAHFCDYDNDGDLDYLVLTNRLYRAGGLPTGKISKEVDGVPQLLPEYERYYHLVKQGPNQFLVKTSGRPNRLFENDGQGNYRDVSEAAGLNAIGKGLSATWYDYDLDGRMDIYIANDFDDPDHLYRNNGNGTFSDVIQNVVPHTTWFSMGSDSADLNNDGMPDLMVLDMSATTHYRQKITMGDMSANQHFMDHSNPRQLMRNAVFLNAGVGRFLEMAHLSGLASSDWSWAVKLADFDNDGWNDVFITNGMTTDMTNADRGLNQANLVGREEWQLVKDEPQQRDKNLAFQNSGHYKFKPSGQSWGLDHHGMSYSAAYGDLDQDGDLDLIVTNLAEPVHVYRNDSTNQNRITFALKGKQNNRFGIGAKVRIEHGQSKQVRVLNPMTGFMSSNQPIVHFGLGNSDQVDRVQVEWPNGQVQELTNLAAGKHYVIEEDPAASARQLDQKPLVFGYVNELQTIGHTETPYDDFSDQPLLPNKLSQLGPGLAIADVNGDERDDVYVSAAADQAPTIHLRGESGLDAKPLTGDQLAGSEEFAPLFFDADGDGDLDLYVVSGGVEAGDNLEQLRDRLYLNDGNGEFSHHQTALADINPFSGSVAAAADFDRDGDLDLFVGGRVIPGAYPLSPGSMLLENQMKSDSEPRFVDATQQSAPQLKASGMVTSALWSDINSDGWVDLLVTTEWGPVRTFLNQAGKLTESTEQSGLANHLGWWNGIAGRDFDNDGDIDYVATNFGLNTKYHPSADHPSRIYYGTFGDETVPHIVEAKVADQGLLPVRGKSCSQNAMPFVREKFGTYHDFALASLTDIYSDTGLDAAEKFEANWLESALLINDGNGQFEIKPLPKLAQISPAFGVVTTEVNGDGNADLYLVQNFYHPQRETGKMAGGMSVLLYGDGQGGFSEVWPKESGLAVSADAKGLSVCDLNDDAWADFATTINNGPTLAFHNNNGFLTENRSVRVRLAGKPGNPTAIGARVTLEISDGSQQTDEVRAGGGYLSQSTSDLFFGIPPGKQIKRITVRWPNGTQSDHQPAIDEGKIVITQTS, encoded by the coding sequence GTGCTACATCGGTTGTCACGATTTTCTCCGGTTGTAAGCTGCTTGAGTTTGCTGTTCGTAGGCTTATTGTTGCTGACGACCGTTTCATGTGGTCGTCCCAGCCAATCGCCAGCAGGAACCGAGAATCACGACGCCAAGGCGTCAGACAAGGTCAGTCAAGCCGAGGATCCGCCCAAGCGCGAGCAAGACAGATCCTTACCTCCCAGCGCCGGGAAATCCAGTACGGCCCATCCTGAGAGCAAAGAGACCCTGTTCTCAAAAATCCCCCCGGAACAAACCGGGATCAATTATATCAATCGCATCGACAAGGATCACCCGCTCAGCCGCCTTTACATTAGTGGCTTTGCATCGGGGGGCGTTGCTATTGGTGACATCGACGGAGATGGGCTAACCGACATCTATCTAACAAATGGTCCAGACTCCAACCGACTCTATCGACAAGTGTCGAAGCTGCAATTCGAAGACATCACCGACAAGTCCGGCGTTAGCTCGGCAGGAAGCTGGAGTGCCGGTTCGGCTTTTGCGGATGTTGACGGAGACGGCGATCTCGACCTATACGTCTGCAACTATGACTCCCCAAATCAACTGTACATTAACGATGGTACCGGCATTTTTGTCGACGAAGCAGAAAAGCGAAACGCAGCGTTGGCAGATGCAAGCGTGATGGCACACTTCTGCGACTACGACAATGACGGTGACCTGGATTACCTCGTTCTGACCAATCGGCTTTATCGTGCCGGTGGCTTACCCACAGGCAAGATCAGTAAAGAAGTTGACGGCGTTCCACAACTGCTACCCGAATACGAGCGTTACTATCACTTGGTAAAACAAGGTCCCAACCAATTTCTGGTCAAGACTTCAGGACGCCCCAATCGTTTATTTGAAAACGACGGTCAAGGAAACTATCGAGATGTCTCCGAAGCAGCTGGCCTGAACGCGATCGGCAAAGGCCTATCGGCAACTTGGTACGACTACGATCTCGACGGCCGAATGGACATCTATATCGCGAACGACTTCGACGATCCGGACCACTTATATCGCAACAATGGCAATGGAACGTTCAGTGACGTGATTCAAAATGTCGTGCCTCATACGACGTGGTTCTCAATGGGATCCGACAGTGCGGATCTCAACAACGATGGCATGCCCGATCTGATGGTTTTGGACATGTCGGCGACAACTCACTACCGGCAAAAAATTACCATGGGTGATATGTCGGCCAACCAACACTTCATGGATCATTCGAATCCGCGACAACTCATGCGAAACGCTGTCTTCCTAAATGCGGGAGTGGGACGTTTTTTGGAGATGGCGCATCTCAGCGGACTTGCCAGCTCTGACTGGTCATGGGCGGTTAAGCTGGCGGACTTTGACAATGACGGCTGGAATGATGTCTTCATCACAAACGGCATGACAACCGACATGACCAATGCAGACCGAGGACTCAATCAGGCAAATCTGGTCGGTCGCGAAGAGTGGCAATTGGTTAAAGACGAACCGCAACAGCGAGACAAAAATCTAGCGTTTCAAAATTCGGGACACTACAAGTTCAAACCGAGTGGCCAAAGTTGGGGTCTCGACCACCACGGCATGAGCTACTCGGCAGCTTACGGGGATCTTGATCAGGACGGAGATTTGGATCTGATCGTGACCAACCTGGCAGAGCCGGTTCACGTCTATCGCAATGACTCCACCAATCAAAACCGAATCACTTTTGCCCTGAAAGGCAAACAAAACAATCGTTTTGGTATCGGAGCCAAGGTGCGGATCGAGCACGGACAATCAAAACAGGTCCGCGTATTGAATCCGATGACCGGTTTCATGTCCAGCAACCAGCCCATCGTACATTTTGGTTTAGGCAACTCCGATCAAGTCGATCGTGTGCAAGTGGAATGGCCCAATGGGCAGGTTCAAGAACTGACAAATCTGGCGGCCGGCAAGCACTACGTCATCGAAGAAGATCCCGCGGCCTCCGCCCGTCAACTTGATCAAAAACCACTCGTCTTTGGCTACGTTAACGAACTGCAAACGATCGGCCACACCGAAACACCTTACGATGATTTCTCCGACCAACCGCTATTGCCGAATAAACTTTCACAATTGGGGCCAGGTCTTGCCATAGCAGACGTCAACGGTGACGAACGCGATGACGTCTATGTCAGTGCCGCGGCCGACCAAGCACCAACCATCCATTTACGAGGAGAATCCGGTCTCGATGCAAAACCGTTGACGGGCGACCAGCTTGCCGGCAGCGAAGAATTTGCCCCGCTGTTTTTCGATGCAGACGGCGACGGAGACTTGGATTTGTATGTGGTGAGTGGCGGTGTCGAAGCAGGCGACAACTTGGAACAACTTCGAGATCGCTTGTACTTAAACGATGGCAACGGTGAATTCTCCCACCATCAAACTGCACTAGCGGACATCAATCCTTTCAGCGGCAGTGTCGCCGCAGCGGCTGACTTTGATCGTGATGGAGATCTCGATCTATTCGTAGGCGGTCGGGTCATTCCGGGAGCTTACCCGCTAAGCCCCGGGAGCATGCTACTTGAAAATCAGATGAAGTCGGACTCGGAACCGCGATTTGTGGACGCGACGCAACAGTCAGCTCCCCAATTGAAGGCAAGCGGAATGGTGACCAGTGCCTTGTGGTCCGACATCAATTCCGACGGATGGGTCGACTTGCTGGTGACAACTGAGTGGGGACCTGTACGCACCTTTTTAAACCAGGCCGGAAAACTTACCGAATCAACCGAACAATCGGGATTGGCAAACCACCTGGGCTGGTGGAACGGCATCGCTGGACGTGACTTCGACAATGACGGCGACATCGACTACGTGGCGACCAACTTTGGTCTCAACACCAAGTATCATCCCAGCGCGGACCATCCATCGCGGATCTATTATGGCACCTTTGGTGACGAAACAGTGCCCCACATTGTCGAAGCCAAAGTTGCCGACCAAGGCCTGCTACCTGTTCGAGGCAAGAGTTGCTCACAAAATGCGATGCCCTTTGTTCGAGAAAAATTTGGCACCTATCACGATTTTGCCCTCGCATCGCTGACTGACATTTATTCCGATACCGGCTTGGATGCGGCAGAAAAATTTGAAGCAAACTGGTTGGAATCCGCACTTCTAATCAACGATGGAAACGGACAATTCGAGATCAAGCCCTTGCCAAAACTCGCCCAAATCTCACCAGCATTTGGCGTCGTCACAACGGAAGTCAATGGAGATGGCAACGCTGATCTCTACCTCGTGCAAAACTTCTACCATCCACAACGAGAGACCGGGAAGATGGCTGGAGGAATGAGCGTGCTGCTGTACGGGGATGGCCAGGGAGGATTTAGCGAAGTCTGGCCAAAGGAAAGTGGCCTGGCCGTATCGGCCGATGCAAAAGGTTTAAGCGTCTGCGATTTAAATGACGATGCCTGGGCTGATTTTGCCACCACGATCAACAATGGCCCCACGCTGGCCTTCCACAACAACAATGGCTTTTTAACTGAAAATCGCTCGGTCCGCGTTCGATTAGCGGGTAAGCCAGGCAACCCGACTGCCATTGGCGCACGCGTCACGCTGGAAATATCAGATGGATCCCAACAGACAGACGAAGTGCGTGCGGGTGGTGGTTACCTATCTCAATCGACCTCGGACCTGTTCTTTGGAATCCCGCCCGGAAAACAAATCAAGCGGATTACGGTACGCTGGCCGAACGGCACCCAGAGTGATCATCAGCCGGCTATCGATGAAGGCAAGATCGTCATAACTCAAACGTCGTGA